Proteins from a genomic interval of Oncorhynchus mykiss isolate Arlee chromosome 21, USDA_OmykA_1.1, whole genome shotgun sequence:
- the LOC110500092 gene encoding uncharacterized protein LOC110500092 has protein sequence MTQPVLLLLLLAAMSSPVFGTEVSVLEGTSVTLVCTYLGDKKLETCWDRTCGTFQCTDTIMEDQSKYNINAQVGTVNLTILKLQPTDRGSYCCRVYVPGSGWFNDLKQFSSLRVVKGCVRDLLDKVHFLGNNIANQPFTTENASQCRQECTRNDTCQYFTFVDENAGTIVHRNKCFLKASTGDTPEITIQHLQHGTSGYSLRNCSGKVTYSVKKYSLVPEKKNRTEAQKYCRQHYTNLAIIRTEEDWKAIQSSLGDFSGDVWIGLHRSGPTEKWKWSDGEDFMFFNWKEGFGVHAEGHDCVLSISSHWQPVTCAAQRQYMCQRIRHGNGTTEKVYELMQEPKTQQDAVTDCRKINGRELASICNQKEQEAFDELTPEATWIGLKHNNKLWEWSNREPFQESEPTWVVGNCQQLNSDRKCTPKDCSNQSAFFCYGDEHPLNTTGDSTTPVTPETTSPTSTGPPSIKTSTTTTNTLLPTTTNGQSTTSPTTTTIGQSTTTPTTTTIGQSTTTPTTTTIGQSTTSTSSGQLTSLGPTSPDRKSTSSPSSTTSPLHPDYLTYFNESKSWINALEFCKSRRSNLVHITNQTVQTDLTQLLANVELPCGGVWIGLERSIFEWSAPWLWTSGDVDKVVKYREWHSCFPLNPMNYHCGKMVRVGNRELKWLDASCHQELPFICQDLH, from the exons ATGACACAGCCAGTACTTCTACTCCTGCTACTGG CAGCCATGTCCTCACCAGTGTTTGGGACTGAGGTATCAGTACTAGAGGGAACCTCTGTTACCCTTGTCTGCACATACCTAGGGGATAAAAAGCTTGAGACATGCTGGGACAGAACTTGTGGAACTTTTCAGTGTACTGATACCATAATGGAAGATCAATCCAAATATAACATTAATGCTCAAGTTGGAACAGTGAATCTCACCATTTTAAAGCTACAGCCGACAGACCGTGGGAGCTACTGCTGCAGAGTCTATGTCCCTGGATCTGGATGGTTCAATGATCTTAAACAATTCTCCAGCCTGAGGGTAGTCAAAG GTTGTGTGAGGGACCTACTGGACAAAGTCCATTTTCTGGGGAACAATATTGCGAATCAGCCATTTACAACCGAAAATGCAAGTCAGTGCAGGCAGGAATGCACCAGAAATGACACATGCCAGTACTTCACATTTGTTGATGAAAACGCAGGAACAATAGTCCACAG AAACAAATGTTTCCTGAAGGCCTCAACTGGTGATACGCCTGAAATTACAATACAGCACCTCCAACATGGAACCTCAGGCTACTCTCTGAGAAACTGCAGTGGTAAAG TCACCTACTCAGTCAAGAAGTACAGCCTCGTCCCTGAGAAGAAAAACCGGACCGAAGCACAAAAATActgcagacaacactacacaaaCCTTGCCATCATACGCACAGAAGAGGATTGGAAGGCAATTCAATCCTCTTTGGGTGATTTCAGTGGTGATGTGTGGATTGGGCTCCATAGGTCTGGTCCAACTGAAAAGTGGAAGTGGTCTGATGGAGAGGACTTCATGTTCTTTAACTGGAAAGAAGGTTTTGGTGTCCATGCTGAGGGTCATGACTGTGTCTTGTCTATTTCATCTCATTGGCAACCAGTGACTTGTGCAGCTCAAAGACAGTATATGTGTCAAAGAA TTCGTCATGGTAATGGAACAACAGAGAAGGTGTATGAGCTGATGCAGGAGCCAAAGACGCAACAGGATGCTGTGACAGACTGCAGGAAAATAAACGGCAGAGAACTGGCGAGCATCTGTAACCAGAAAGAACAGGAAGCCTTTGATGAGTTGACTCCAGAAGCCACCTGGATTGGACTTAAGCACAACAATAAACTATGGGAATGGTCAAACAGAGAACCATTTCAGGAAAGCGAACCTACCTGGGTAGTTGGAAACTGTCAACAGCTGAACTCAGACAGAAAATGTACTCCAAAAGATTGCTCTAATCAAAGTGCTTTCTTTTGCTATGGAG ATGAACATCCACTTAACACCACTGGGGATTCAACCACTCCTGTTACCCCTGAAACCACCAGCCCTACTTCAACTGGACCTCCCTCTATCAAGACGTCCACCACAACAACTAACACTTTACTACCTACCACCACtaatggacagtccaccacctcaccaactaccactactattgGACAGTCCACCACCacaccaactaccactactattgGACAGTCCACCACCacaccaactaccactactattggacagtccaccacctcaacATCCAGTGGACAACTGACCTCATTAGGTCCCACCTCCCCAGACAGGAAGTCCACATCCTCCCCCAGTAGTACAACTTCTCCACTCCATCCTG ATTACCTGACCTACTTCAACGAGTCCAAGAGCTGGATCAATGCCCTGGAGTTCTGTAAAAGTCGTCGCTCCAACCTGGTGCACATCACCAACCAGACTGTGCAGACTGACTTGACCCAGCTCCTGGCCAATGTGGAGCTGCCATGTGGGGGGGTGTGGATTGGTCTGGAGCGGTCCATCTTTGAGTGGAGCGCCCCCTGGCTGTGGACCAGTGGTGATGTTGATAAGGTGGTGAAGTACAGAGAGTGGCACAGCTGCTTCCCCCTCAACCCCATGAATTACCACTGTGGTAAGATGGTCCGGGTTGGTAACAGAGAACTGAAGTGGCTGGATGCTTCCTGTCATCAGGAATTACCCTTCATCTGTCAAG ATCTCCACTAG